The following proteins come from a genomic window of Diorhabda sublineata isolate icDioSubl1.1 chromosome 7, icDioSubl1.1, whole genome shotgun sequence:
- the LOC130446324 gene encoding troponin C, isoallergen Bla g 6.0101-like has product MGDASELSKEQIALLKGAFDTFDVEKKGSIGTVMVGTILGMLGVQTTESTLKEIIDEVDEDGSGELEFDEFIILASRFMVEEDAEAMQQELKEAFRLYDKEGNGYITTSTLKEILKELDDKITNEELDMMIEEIDADGSGTVDFDEFMEVMTGGDD; this is encoded by the exons ATGGGG GACGCATCTGAACTCAGCAAGGAACAAATTGCAT TACTTAAGGGTGCATTTGATACTTTTGACGTTGAAAAGAAAGGCAGCATAGGAACAGTTATGGTAGGAACGATTCTTGGTATGCTCGGTGTTCAAACCACCGAATCGACTTTGAAGGAAATCATAGACGAAGTAGACGAAGATG gATCTGGAGAACTAGAATTCGACGAATTTATCATATTGGCTTCAAGATTTATGGTCGAGGAAGATGCCGAAGCGATGCAGCAAGAACTCAAAGAAGCATTTCGTTTGTATGACAAAGAAG GTAATGGTTATATAACTACCTCAacattaaaagaaatacttaaagaGCTTGACGACAAAATTACCAATGAAGAGTTAGATATGATGATCGAAGAAATTGATGCCGATGGATCTGGAACTGTGGATTTTGATG